GAGGCTCCATCCTTGACCAGATGCACAGTACGCTGCGGGAAAGGCACTTCGATACTATTCTGGCGAAATGCCTTGTCAATCGCCAGGTTCAGGTCGCTGGTAACGGTCAGTTTCGCTTCTACTTCGCGGATAAAACAGCGCAGCTCAAAATTCAGCGCATTGTCCCCAAAGCCCCGGAACAAGACCAGAATCTTCATATCCTGACGTTCTTTCAGCACCAGCGGGTGGCTCCCGGCGACTTCCCGCAGAATGCCCATCACCTGTTCCGTATCTGACCCGTAAGCAACACCGATGGGAATGATGAGCCTGCCGTAATTGTCATTCAGCATCATGTTGGTGACTTGCCCGGAAATGATTTCCGAATTCGGCACGATAATGTCGGAGCGGTCAAAGGTCTGGATGGTAGTGGAGCGGATGCTGATGTCACGCACGTAGCCTTCCGCCTCGCCCACCTTGATCCAGTCACCCCGGCGGATTGGCCGTTCAAACAGCAGGATCAGACCGGAAACGAAGTTGTTGACGATGTTTTGCAAGCCGAAACCAATCCCAACCGACAATGCCCCCGCGATGATGGCCAGATTCTCGAACTGGATCCCCGCCACCGCCAGCCCCAACAGAATAGCCAGCAGGATGCCGCTGTAACCAGAAATGGTGGTGATGGCTTCACGTGCCCCCCGGCTGAGGGTGGTACGGCGCAACCAGGTTTCAGAAAAATGCTTCTTGAAAACATGCGTCAGACTGACCAGCAACGCCAACACCAACAGACCGCCGATAATCCTTAGCGGCTCCAGCGTAAACCCTGCTATATCAAAACCATTGGTCAGCTTATTCAATAGCAGGGTAAAGTTCTGCTCCGGCATTCCCCACAAGCGCAACAGCAGGATAGCCAGGCCACCGCCCACGATCAGGGTATTGGTCAACCGCAACCAGATCAGCCCCGGCACAAACTGCCCTTGCTTCAGCCCCAGGCTTTGGCGCAAACGTTGTTGCCAAAACGCGCGCCCTTCATCCAGCCCATCGAAAATTTCAGCGGGGATCTTCAACAGCAGCCACGCACCCAACAGCAGGAACAAGGTGCCGAACACGCCGCTGAACAGGAAAATGGCCAAATTCCGGTAGCCTAACCACAGGCTGGCAACAGCCACCAGCATCCCCAGACTGACCCACAAACGCAGCCGAGTGCGTTGCATGAACAGGAAATGCCGCGACATCAACCACACCAGCCGAGCCAGGGCGAAACCGACCAAAGTGCCAATCACCGTGCGGATCAAGCCAACCAGACTACTGGGTTCCGCAGATTCAGGCGTGGCGGAATCCAGCAGCGGTGAATGCAACACCACGCCTATCATGCAAGCGAACAGCAGAAGACGCGCCCATAGACGCAACTTCCTGCCGGTCGTCTGCTCAACCACCGGAATAATGCCCTCAACCTTGCTGGTCGCGCGCAACAAGGAATGCAGGACGCCGTAACTAAGGCTAAACAGCAACAAAGCCAGCATGAATTGCAAAATGGGAGGCGCACCAGCGGGCGAAAAATACAGCGATAGAGCGGCCAACCCAGCAAACAAAGCATAAGGCATAACCCTAAGCAGGCTACGCCAGACCGCTGCCAGGGTTGGGCTGGTATGGTGGATGCCGGGCGCTTGCTGGCGATATTGGCGGCGCTTGTAAACACTCCAGAACATCCCCACAACCAAACCCGTCACCCCATAGGCAAACGCAACCAGCAAGCGGTGCCAATCAACCAGCGGGGTGAGCAGCGTATTAACCAACGCCCCCGTTTCTGTTTTCCAGCGCCCTGGCTCCAACAGCACGCCGTACAGGTTATCCAGCAGCGAACGGCCAGGAGCTGACAGCTGCTGCTTGAGGATAGACTGCCGCGCCTGCCTGGCCTCATCCAGCAAGGTCATGGCGCGCAGGCTAAGCAGTCGGCATTGTGAAAGGGTTTTATCGGTCTGTTGGGTTTGCGTTGCCAGTTCCTGACGCTTGCGTTTGACTTCACTGTCTTCATCAGGGCGCGCCTCACCCAGGCTGGTCACAGCTTGCTGGATTTGCTGCTGCTTTTGTTCAAGCTGGCTGACGCAATCCTGGGCGCGCTGTTCCCATCCCAGGGCAGTAGTCGTCAGGGTATCCAGACGCCCCAGGTCTTCGCCAGCCCGTTGCAGGCCAGCTTCCGCCTCATCCAGCTGTTTGGCGACGGCATCCAGCGCTGTGGTGGAAAATGCCTCCTCTTCCCCATGCGCAGGCATTGCCCACAACACCAGCAACAGGATGCACCTTACCCAGGAAAAAACAGCCCCGCCCATGCACTACATCCGGGTAGCCGACAATGTGAAATCGTCCAGATACAACAGCATATCGCGGCTAGGTGCCCATTCCGGGCCAGTGCCACCGAAAAACACCGAAAACAGGAAACGCTCAATCTTGAGGTCAGACCCCAAGCGGAAGCGCAGGCCGTGCTTGTTCAGCACCTCCTTGCCATCCAGCCAGGTTGTAATGATACCGTCACGCTTGCCGGGGGTATTCAGGCGGACGAAGGTTTTGACCTGATGCCACTTGCCTTTTTCCAGGGGCGGGGCGTCCCACTCGAAAAAATCACCGAAATACCCGGGTTGATCCATGTGGTAGACATACTGCCCCGCTTTGCCATCTTTCACCCACATTGCGCGCACACTCCAGCCATCGCGCCCAGTGGGTTTGCCCCCACCGGCGCGGGCATCAAGGTTGCCGATACCGGGCAACTTGCCCCCCAGCACAAAATCGAAATTGTCCGGAAATTTGAACCAGTAGGAATAATACATGCTGTCGAGTTGCGCGCCGATATGCGGCTTCCAGTTGGCACACGCTTCATCGTGGCAGCCGGATGAACCTTTGGGAAGCTGGATGCGTAGCGCCTGCCCCTGCCCGTTGCGGGCTTCCCGACCATTGACAATGGTGACGTTATCCAGACCCATGCCCCAACCGGGGCAGTTCCAGTCGCGGAAATAGTCCTTCTCGACGTATTGGCCCAACCTGTCCTTATCAAAGCTGATGTAAACCGGTTTTCCGGAAGTCAACGGAGTATTCCCCTCACAGTAAGCATTGAGGTGAAACGGCTTGTAGTAGAGGTTTTCGCCTTCCTTGACAGGGGCACGCTGCGGAGCTTGCAGGTCACCCAGATATGCCCATACCGGGTGGTTGGGCGGTGGGCTGGGGTTGCCGTTGTAAACAACCAGCACCTTGTCCCACTGCTGGTCATGCGGGTTCCACTGCATTTTGGCCGCCATTTCAAAAGGCTGCTCGGGATTGTTCATGGCAATGGTGCGGACGTCTGGCTGTCCCGCCAATACTGCACTTGACAGCAAAAAAAGCCAGCAGGAAAAGTATATTTTCTCCATAAGGAACAGTGGATAACCCCGGGTGGTAAATTTTCGCTATGGGCGATTGTAACATGAACCAGCTAGCAGCTGGCTTATATCCTCGCTGAAGGCAATGGATGCGCGCAAGCTATAAAATTTGCAGAAGCTCACCAAGGCTATCAATTGTGTAGTCCGGCTTAAAGGCACAGGTATCCAGCTCGCGCTGGTAATGGATGGTCGTAATGCCAAAACGGCTGGCGGCCTGGAGGTTTTCCAGCTTGTCGTCAATGAAGGCGACCTGCCTACCCTCAAGCCCACTGGCCCGCAGCAAAATGTCGTAAATATGCGGTTCCGGTTTTTGGCATTTGACCTCGCCGCTGATGATGCGCGGTGCAAACCTGTCCGCAAACCGGAAACGCTTTTCCAGCCTTTCACCCCATTCAGCACCAAGGTTGGACAGGATGCCAAGCCGGTAGCGCATCGCCAGTGCCCGGGTGACCTGCTCCAGCTCGCCATCCAGCTCAAACACGCCGAGAAAGCGCTCCCGAACCCCGGTATCGGCGGTCAGGCCAAGCCCTTCCCAAAACGCACTTTCCGGAATCTGCCCGCGCGTATAGGCGTTATACCAAGGCTTGATGTCTGCCTTGGTCAGTGTGGCAGGCAAGAATGGCAACAAGCCGTTCGTAACTAGATGCCCATCGGTAATGATGACCCCGAACAGGTCAAAAGCAATGAGTTTGATTGCGTCATCCATCAATGAAGCTGTTCCCTGTTGACCCAGCCGGGCGGATAACCGGGTATCCGCCCGCTTGTTTGGGGCAATTATTCCAGTTCGACTACCAGATCGCCCTGCTCGACCAGTTCGCCTTCATGCAGATGCACCTTTTTGACCACGCCAGCCTCGGGTGCGGTGATGGTGGTTTCCATCTTCATGGCTTCAATGACGAATAGCGGCGTATTCTGCTCCACTTCATCGCCCGCCTTGACCAGCACGGCGGAAAGTTTGCCTTGCAGCGAAGTACCGATTTCATTCGGCTCCACCGCCTTGCGGTTGACCGCCTTGGTCGGCTTGACGGAAAGGTCACGGATTTGCACCGCACGGGTTTGCCCGTTGAAGTCGAAAGCGACGGTACACATACCGTTTTCATCAGCTGGCGAACGGTACAGCAGGCGGATGATCAGCATCTTGCCCTTGCCGAGTTCCACATCCACCTCTTCGTTCAGCTTGAGACCGTAGAAGAACAGCGGGGTCGGCAAGTGGCTAACATCGCCGTATTCCTGCTGGTGCTTGTAGAACTCGCGGAACACCGCCGGGTACATCTTGAACGACAGGAAATCAAGGAAGGTTTGTTCCGGGTCGAACTCCTGTTGGAAGGCGGCGAATTCGGCATCCATATCAACCGGCTTGAGGTGGTCATTCGGGCGACCCGTGTAAGGCTTTTCACCCTTGAGGATGATGTTGCTCAGCTCCTTGGGAAAGCCGCCCGGCACTTGCCCCAGCCCACCCTTGAACAAGTCGATCACGGAATCGGGGAAAGCCAGCGTCTTGCCCCGTTCCATCACATCCGCTTCGGTCAAGCCGTTGGAGGTCATGTAAATCGCCATATCGCCCACAACTTTGGAAGATGGCGTCACTTTCACGATGTCGCCAAACATGCGGTTGACGACAGCGTAATTTTCCTTCACTTCCTCAAATTTGTGTTCCAGACCCAGTGCGATGGCTTGTGGGCGCAGGTTGGAATATTGCCCACCCGGAATTTCGTGGTTGTAGACTTCCGCCGTACCCGCTTTGAGGCCGGACTCGAACGGGTAGTACATTTCGCGCACGTCTTCCCAATAGTTGGCATAGTCGTTCAGCGACTTGAGGTCGAAAGGCTGTTCGCGTGGCTGGCCTTCCATCGCGGCAATCACCGAGTTCAGGTTGGCTTGCGAAGTCAGGCCGGACATGGAACTGAGCGCACCATCGACCACATCCACGCCACTTTCGATGGCTTTCAACAAGGTCGCAGCCTGAATGCCTGCCGTATCATGCGTATGCAGGTGGATCGGGATGCTGATCGCTTCTTTCAGCGCCGAAATCAGTTCCGTCGCCGCGTAGGGCTTCAGTAAGCCTGCCATATCCTTGACCGCCAACATGTGCGAACCGGCGTCTTCCAGTTGTTTCGCCAGATCCAGGTAGTATTGCAGGTTGAATTTGTTGGAGGGGTCTTTGTTCAGCACATTGCCGGTGTAGCAAATCGTGCCTTCGGCGATACCGCCAGTACGTTCGCGCACCACTTGGATGGACTTGCGCATCCCTTCAATCCAGTTGAGGGAGTCGAAAATGCGGAACACGTCGATGCCGTTTTCCCACGACTTTTCGATGAAAGCTTGCACCACATTGTCAGGATAGGCGGTGTAGCCAACCGCATTGGAGCCACGGAACAGCATTTGGAACAGGATGTTGGGAATAGCTTCGCGCAGCAGTTTCAAACGATCCCACGGGCATTCGTGCAGGAAGCGCATGGCCACGTCAAAAGTCGCCCCGCCCCACAGTTCCAGCGAGAACATTTGCGCATGGTTTTTGGCGAAACCTTCCGCCACTTTCATCATGTCATCGGTACGCACGCGCGTAGCCAGCAGCGATTGGTGGGCATCGCGCATGGTGGTGTCGGTGTACATGATATGCGGCTGGTCTTTCACCCACTGACAGAACTTTTCCGCGCCCATGTCATCCAGCAGGTTTTTGCTGCCCTTGGGGTATGCCCCGGTCTTGTCAAAATCGGGGATGAGCGGCTTGCGGAAATGCTTGTTCGGGTCGACGTATTTCACGTCCGGGTTGCCGTTGACAATCGTCCTGCCGATGAATTTCAGCGTTCTGGTACCCCGGTCGAAACGCTTCGGCGTGTGGAACAATTCCGGATGGTTGTCGATGAAGGTAACCGTGCATTTGCCGTCAGTGAAAACCGGGTGTTGCAGCACGTTTTCGAGGAAGCCGATATTGGTCTTCACCCCCCGGATGCGGAATTCACGCAAGGCGCGCAGGTTGCGGTTGGCCGCACCTTCCAGCGAACGCCCCCAGGTGGTGACCTTGACCAGCATGGAATCGAAGAATGGCGACACTTTCGCGCCGGGGTAAGCCGCGCCCGCATCCAGGCGCACACCCAAGCCGCCACTGCTGCGGTAGGCGATGATAGTGCCATAATCGGGCTTGAATCCGTTTTCCGGGTCTTCCGTGGTAATGCGGCACTGCACGGCGTAACCGCTGCATTCCACCGACTCCTGATTGGGGATGCCGATTTCAGGGTCGTCCAGCCGCGCGCCGCCAGCAATGAGGATCTGGCTGCGCACGATGTCGATACCAGTGACTTCCTCGGTGATGGTGTGCTCAACCTGTACGCGCGGGTTGACCTCAATGAAGTAAATGTTTTCCTGGTTGTCGACCAGAAACTCGACTGTACCAGCACAGGAATAGTCGACGTGACGGGTGATAGCGAGGGCGTATTTGTAGAGGTTTTCGCGGGTTTCGTCCTTCAGGCCGGTGCTGGGGGCAACTTCAACCACTTTCTGGAAACGGCGCTGTACGGAACAGTCGCGCTCAAACAGATGCACCAGATTGCCGTGCGTGTCACCCAGAATCTGGA
The sequence above is drawn from the Thiothrix nivea DSM 5205 genome and encodes:
- a CDS encoding mechanosensitive ion channel family protein, which produces MGGAVFSWVRCILLLVLWAMPAHGEEEAFSTTALDAVAKQLDEAEAGLQRAGEDLGRLDTLTTTALGWEQRAQDCVSQLEQKQQQIQQAVTSLGEARPDEDSEVKRKRQELATQTQQTDKTLSQCRLLSLRAMTLLDEARQARQSILKQQLSAPGRSLLDNLYGVLLEPGRWKTETGALVNTLLTPLVDWHRLLVAFAYGVTGLVVGMFWSVYKRRQYRQQAPGIHHTSPTLAAVWRSLLRVMPYALFAGLAALSLYFSPAGAPPILQFMLALLLFSLSYGVLHSLLRATSKVEGIIPVVEQTTGRKLRLWARLLLFACMIGVVLHSPLLDSATPESAEPSSLVGLIRTVIGTLVGFALARLVWLMSRHFLFMQRTRLRLWVSLGMLVAVASLWLGYRNLAIFLFSGVFGTLFLLLGAWLLLKIPAEIFDGLDEGRAFWQQRLRQSLGLKQGQFVPGLIWLRLTNTLIVGGGLAILLLRLWGMPEQNFTLLLNKLTNGFDIAGFTLEPLRIIGGLLVLALLVSLTHVFKKHFSETWLRRTTLSRGAREAITTISGYSGILLAILLGLAVAGIQFENLAIIAGALSVGIGFGLQNIVNNFVSGLILLFERPIRRGDWIKVGEAEGYVRDISIRSTTIQTFDRSDIIVPNSEIISGQVTNMMLNDNYGRLIIPIGVAYGSDTEQVMGILREVAGSHPLVLKERQDMKILVLFRGFGDNALNFELRCFIREVEAKLTVTSDLNLAIDKAFRQNSIEVPFPQRTVHLVKDGASPATQHAETPAKPPSLG
- a CDS encoding polysaccharide lyase produces the protein MNNPEQPFEMAAKMQWNPHDQQWDKVLVVYNGNPSPPPNHPVWAYLGDLQAPQRAPVKEGENLYYKPFHLNAYCEGNTPLTSGKPVYISFDKDRLGQYVEKDYFRDWNCPGWGMGLDNVTIVNGREARNGQGQALRIQLPKGSSGCHDEACANWKPHIGAQLDSMYYSYWFKFPDNFDFVLGGKLPGIGNLDARAGGGKPTGRDGWSVRAMWVKDGKAGQYVYHMDQPGYFGDFFEWDAPPLEKGKWHQVKTFVRLNTPGKRDGIITTWLDGKEVLNKHGLRFRLGSDLKIERFLFSVFFGGTGPEWAPSRDMLLYLDDFTLSATRM
- a CDS encoding HAD family hydrolase, with amino-acid sequence MDDAIKLIAFDLFGVIITDGHLVTNGLLPFLPATLTKADIKPWYNAYTRGQIPESAFWEGLGLTADTGVRERFLGVFELDGELEQVTRALAMRYRLGILSNLGAEWGERLEKRFRFADRFAPRIISGEVKCQKPEPHIYDILLRASGLEGRQVAFIDDKLENLQAASRFGITTIHYQRELDTCAFKPDYTIDSLGELLQIL
- a CDS encoding pyruvate carboxylase produces the protein MTRQIKKLLVANRGEIAVRILRAAAELKLCTVSVYTYEDRFSPHRYKADEAYQIGKDDEPLKPYLDIEAIIKVAKRNHVDAIHPGYGFLSENVNFARRCREEGIIFVGPTPEAMQKLGDKVAAKENAIAAGLPIIEDSKEPLDTLEIARREADRIGYPLMLKAAAGGGGRGMRVLREPSQLEQAYNDARNEALKAFGDNTVFLEKYIDSPKHIEIQILGDTHGNLVHLFERDCSVQRRFQKVVEVAPSTGLKDETRENLYKYALAITRHVDYSCAGTVEFLVDNQENIYFIEVNPRVQVEHTITEEVTGIDIVRSQILIAGGARLDDPEIGIPNQESVECSGYAVQCRITTEDPENGFKPDYGTIIAYRSSGGLGVRLDAGAAYPGAKVSPFFDSMLVKVTTWGRSLEGAANRNLRALREFRIRGVKTNIGFLENVLQHPVFTDGKCTVTFIDNHPELFHTPKRFDRGTRTLKFIGRTIVNGNPDVKYVDPNKHFRKPLIPDFDKTGAYPKGSKNLLDDMGAEKFCQWVKDQPHIMYTDTTMRDAHQSLLATRVRTDDMMKVAEGFAKNHAQMFSLELWGGATFDVAMRFLHECPWDRLKLLREAIPNILFQMLFRGSNAVGYTAYPDNVVQAFIEKSWENGIDVFRIFDSLNWIEGMRKSIQVVRERTGGIAEGTICYTGNVLNKDPSNKFNLQYYLDLAKQLEDAGSHMLAVKDMAGLLKPYAATELISALKEAISIPIHLHTHDTAGIQAATLLKAIESGVDVVDGALSSMSGLTSQANLNSVIAAMEGQPREQPFDLKSLNDYANYWEDVREMYYPFESGLKAGTAEVYNHEIPGGQYSNLRPQAIALGLEHKFEEVKENYAVVNRMFGDIVKVTPSSKVVGDMAIYMTSNGLTEADVMERGKTLAFPDSVIDLFKGGLGQVPGGFPKELSNIILKGEKPYTGRPNDHLKPVDMDAEFAAFQQEFDPEQTFLDFLSFKMYPAVFREFYKHQQEYGDVSHLPTPLFFYGLKLNEEVDVELGKGKMLIIRLLYRSPADENGMCTVAFDFNGQTRAVQIRDLSVKPTKAVNRKAVEPNEIGTSLQGKLSAVLVKAGDEVEQNTPLFVIEAMKMETTITAPEAGVVKKVHLHEGELVEQGDLVVELE